One Festucalex cinctus isolate MCC-2025b chromosome 1, RoL_Fcin_1.0, whole genome shotgun sequence genomic region harbors:
- the LOC144031172 gene encoding leucine-rich repeat-containing protein 24-like — MVVLWLSTCILIILALVSHPCLGCPSGCRCYSLTVECGSFGIKEIPQGVPSFTETLFLQDNAIVQIRLQDLTRLGSLHYLYLQNNSISALEPGAFLSQRQLLELALNGNLIHLVTPEMFQGLEHLRILYLAGNQITRVQDNTFRGLQRLQELHLQDNSIELLADKALSGLSSLALLDLSQNHLHTLGASSLQPLVSLQVLRVTENPWRCDCALGWLRTWISEDGQRLLSTAEQRRLMCSEPPRLSHLSLGEVSPNSLVCIPPVVQLEPSHLTVRLGESLRVSCQASGYPQPQVTWKKSSNGKAQLSPRGLVQELGPNGELFRPAVGGVVTALPSSGGMKIGGLDGLVRGAEEGGERDSFDPDMGSGMLFLSNVTVAHAGRYECEAWNPGGVARVTFHLAVNMSSSSYSSQFWPQFNTHSSVSSSSNSFYQPKVVDISQEPLYEQESMDFSALGPATQTAIAVGISLLGLTAILLLIMIYSRHQQYNKEEVGSFCTSKEESIIYVNDYSDGPTTFAQLEEYSDDHGHEMYVLNRAKPVGSASVRCPMIGGYVQQKSMKEAFLDHQVIQTLSRSGGMEVRRNPGDGGEGPLATDPEEVFLSQSLLFGSQLAYEIHC, encoded by the exons ATGGTTGTCTTGTGGCTGTCCACATGCATCCTGATCATCCTGGCTTTAGTTTCCCACCCTTGCCTAGGATGTCCCTCCGGTTGCCGCTGCTACAGTCTCACGGTGGAGTGTGGCTCTTTTGGAATCAAAGAAATCCCACAGGGTGTCCCCTCGTTCACTGAG ACTTTGTTCCTCCAGGACAATGCGATTGTGCAAATTCGTCTTCAAGATCTGACCCGACTGGGCAGCCTCCATTACCTGTACCTCCAAAATAACAGCATTTCAGCTCTGGAACCTGGAGCATTTCTCAGTCAAAGACAGCTACTTGAGCTCGCCCTCAATGGAAATCTCATCCATCTGGTCACCCCAGAGATGTTCCAGGGTCTGGAGCATCTTCGGATCCTCTACCTTGCAGGCAACCAGATCACTCGAGTCCAGGACAACACCTTCAGGGGTTTGCAG CGCCTCCAGGAACTCCACTTGCAAGACAACAGCATAGAGCTGCTGGCAGACAAAGCTCTGTCTGGATTATCATCTCTGGCTCTACTGGATCTCAGTCAAAACCACCTCCACACCTTGGGAGCCTCATCACTCCAACCACTTGTCAGCCTGCAGGTGCTCCGAGTCACAG AAAACCCATGGCGTTGTGACTGTGCCCTCGGCTGGCTCAGGACATGGATCAGCGAGGACGGGCAGCGGCTGTTGAGCACCGCTGAGCAGCGTCGGTTAATGTGCTCGGAGCCACCTCGCCTTTCCCACCTCAGCCTGGGAGAGGTGTCTCCAAACAGCCTGGTATGCATTCCCCCTGTTGTACAACTTGAACCAAGTCATCTAACTGTAAGACTCGGGGAGAGCCTCAGAGTCTCATGTCAGGCCTCAGGGTATCCTCAGCCTCAGGTGACCTGGAAAAAATCTTCCAATGGCAAGGCCCAGTTGTCCCCGCGAGGCTTGGTTCAAGAACTGGGGCCCAATGGTGAACTCTTCCGACCTGCAGTTGGAGGAGTTGTGACGGCCCTTCCCAGCAGTGGGGGGATGAAGATTGGAGGTCTCGATGGGCTTGTGCGTGGGGCCGAGGAGGGTGGTGAGAGAGACAGCTTCGACCCAGACATGGGCAGCGGCATGCTCTTCCTCAGCAATGTGACAGTAGCACATGCTGGTCGTTATGAATGCGAGGCATGGAATCCTGGTGGCGTGGCTAGGGTTACATTTCACTTAGCGGTCAATATGTCCTCATCCTCATATTCGTCCCAATTCTGGCCTCAATTCAACACTCACTCGTCTGTTTCGTCTTCATCGAATTCCTTCTACCAGCCGAAGGTTGTGGATATTAGCCAGGAGCCACTTTATGAGCAAGAAAGCATGGATTTTAGTGCTCTTGGCCCAGCCACGCAGACGGCCATCGCTGTTGGCATCTCCTTGCTAGGACTTACTGCCATTCTTCTCTTGATTATGATCTACAGCCGTCACCAACAATACAATAAAGAAGAAGTGGGATCCTTCTGTACCAGCAAAGAAGAGAGCATCATCTATGTAAATGATTACTCTGATGGACCCACTACTTTTGCGCAGCTGGAGGAGTACAGCGACGACCACGGCCATGAGATGTACGTGCTTAACCGTGCAAAGCCAGTTGGGTCTGCTTCGGTGAGATGTCCCATGATTGGAGGCTATGTCCAACAAAAGAGCATGAAAGAAGCTTTCCTGGATCATCAAGTGATTCAGACCTTGTCCAGGTCAGGAGGAATGGAGGTTAGGAGGAATCCAGGAGATGGCGGCGAGGGGCCATTAGCCACGGACCCAGAGGAGGTATTCCTCAGTCAGAGTCTCCTTTTTGGATCACAGCTTGCTTATGAAATCCACTGCTAA